The following are from one region of the Theropithecus gelada isolate Dixy chromosome 6, Tgel_1.0, whole genome shotgun sequence genome:
- the LOC112626482 gene encoding uncharacterized protein LOC112626482: MQAPSQEQCRNQEISAWRHGCVWSLRGTPACGVVKENIRYVAANGTITKKPSSLRKKETFGSRESLYKCCDRKTAGSTQLAKGCCDHDPGTGGRGMENGTHGERRETFHSDQLASPPPEN, encoded by the coding sequence ATGCAAGCACCGAGCCAGGAGCAGTGCCGCAACCAAGAGATCTCAGCTTGGCGACATGGCTGCGTCTGGAGCCTGCGAGGGACGCCAGCCTGTGGGGTTGTCAAGGAGAACATTCGTTACGTCGCAGCCAACGGCACTATCACGAAGAAACCGTCGTCTCTGAGGAAAAAAGAGACGTTCGGCAGCCGAGAAAGTCTGTACAAGTGCTGTGACAGAAAGACCGCCGGCTCCACGCAGCTGGCAAAAGGGTGCTGCGACCATGACCCCGGCACTGGAGGACGTGGGATGGAGAATGGGACACACGGAGAGAGAAGGGAAACGTTTCATTCAGACCAACTAGCGTCGCCGCCACCAGAAAACTGA